Proteins from one Planctomyces sp. SH-PL62 genomic window:
- a CDS encoding FAD-dependent monooxygenase: MKALVIGGGIGGLAASIGLLRAGWDVEVFERAPQLDEVGAGISLWRNALAALDRLGVLPALEGLGVSGQTGAFRTPDGSVLLDMKAGPVDTAREGVILLLHRVELLCILLDVLGRDAPRILRTGARLVAFEQDATGVTARFEDGREARGDLLIGADGLRSAVRAAMFGPEPPRYGGYTAWRAVVDFDPTRLAPGETWGRGRRFGQWGMTAGRAYWYATQTVPEGGGDPPQGRKQGLLDLFRDWHEPIADLIRATDESAILRNDVYDRPPLRRWVEGRVALLGDAAHPMTPDMGQGACQAIEDAVALADALARVGPAEIPDALRAYESRRIPRASRIVRASRQAGTIAQWSNPLACKLREALLRSRFVARKQAEQLAWMIAPQGEAS, from the coding sequence ATGAAAGCCCTCGTGATCGGCGGCGGGATCGGCGGCCTGGCCGCATCGATCGGCCTGCTGCGCGCGGGGTGGGACGTCGAGGTCTTCGAACGCGCGCCGCAGCTCGACGAGGTCGGCGCGGGGATCTCGCTCTGGCGGAACGCCCTGGCGGCCCTCGACCGCCTGGGCGTCCTGCCCGCGCTCGAAGGCCTGGGCGTCTCCGGCCAGACGGGCGCCTTCCGCACGCCCGACGGCTCCGTCCTCCTGGACATGAAGGCGGGGCCGGTCGACACCGCGCGCGAGGGGGTCATCCTCCTGCTCCACCGGGTCGAGCTGCTCTGCATCCTGCTCGACGTCCTCGGCCGCGACGCCCCCCGCATCCTCCGCACCGGCGCCCGGCTCGTCGCGTTCGAGCAGGACGCGACGGGCGTCACGGCCCGATTCGAGGACGGCCGCGAGGCGCGGGGCGACCTGCTCATCGGCGCCGACGGTCTCCGCTCCGCGGTCCGCGCCGCGATGTTCGGCCCGGAGCCTCCCCGCTACGGCGGCTACACCGCCTGGCGCGCCGTCGTCGATTTCGACCCGACCCGCCTCGCCCCCGGCGAAACCTGGGGGCGCGGCCGACGGTTCGGCCAATGGGGGATGACCGCCGGCCGTGCCTACTGGTACGCGACCCAGACCGTCCCCGAGGGGGGCGGCGACCCGCCGCAGGGCCGCAAACAGGGGCTGCTGGACCTGTTCCGAGACTGGCACGAGCCGATCGCCGACCTGATCCGGGCGACCGACGAATCGGCCATCCTCCGCAACGACGTGTACGACCGCCCGCCGCTCCGTCGCTGGGTCGAAGGCCGCGTCGCGCTGCTGGGAGACGCGGCCCACCCCATGACCCCGGACATGGGGCAGGGGGCCTGCCAGGCCATCGAGGACGCCGTCGCCCTGGCCGACGCCCTCGCCCGCGTCGGCCCCGCCGAGATCCCCGACGCCCTTCGCGCCTACGAATCCCGGCGCATCCCCCGCGCCTCGCGGATCGTCCGCGCGTCACGCCAGGCCGGGACGATCGCCCAGTGGTCCAACCCCCTC
- a CDS encoding DUF1080 domain-containing protein: MLRKPLVTLCASAILAALPAFAVAQQDPETKPATASRPPGDLVVGVGPGWRPLLEADFAHVNDEPDTWKFLDDQAEIHGTGMPVGVIRTKEPVKNFELVVEWRHLRSGGNSGVFVWAPEKALTDLKPGHLPSGGIEVQILDHGYAEQYTKSTGKKPDWFTTNGDVFPVGTSKMKPFPPLSADGSRSFPTKNLSRGVEQWNHYYIRGLNGEVRLWVNGEEVSGGAECNPSEGYLCLEAEGSPIEFRNLRIRNLP; this comes from the coding sequence ATGCTCCGAAAGCCCCTCGTCACGCTCTGCGCCTCGGCGATCCTGGCCGCCCTCCCGGCGTTCGCGGTCGCCCAGCAGGACCCCGAGACCAAGCCCGCGACGGCCTCGCGCCCGCCCGGCGACCTCGTCGTCGGCGTCGGCCCGGGCTGGCGCCCGCTCCTGGAGGCCGACTTCGCGCACGTCAACGACGAGCCGGACACCTGGAAGTTCCTGGACGACCAGGCCGAGATCCACGGCACGGGGATGCCCGTGGGGGTCATCCGCACCAAGGAGCCGGTGAAGAACTTCGAGCTGGTCGTCGAGTGGCGGCACCTGCGGTCGGGCGGCAACTCGGGCGTCTTCGTCTGGGCGCCGGAGAAGGCCCTGACCGACCTGAAGCCGGGCCACCTCCCCTCGGGCGGCATCGAGGTCCAGATCCTCGACCACGGCTACGCCGAGCAGTACACGAAGAGCACCGGCAAGAAGCCCGACTGGTTCACCACCAACGGCGACGTCTTCCCCGTCGGCACGTCGAAGATGAAGCCCTTCCCCCCTCTCTCCGCCGACGGCTCCCGCAGCTTCCCGACCAAGAACCTCTCGCGCGGCGTGGAGCAGTGGAACCACTACTACATCCGCGGCCTCAACGGCGAGGTCCGGCTCTGGGTCAACGGCGAGGAAGTCTCCGGCGGCGCCGAGTGCAACCCCTCCGAAGGTTACCTCTGCCTCGAAGCCGAAGGCTCGCCGATCGAGTTCCGCAACCTCCGCATCCGCAACCTCCCCTGA
- a CDS encoding serine hydrolase, with product MPRSSIVARFTLAFACLHAVAFAGDFEDEVAGLVAPFGPEAFVEVALHDLETGATVLIRADEPIHPASTMKVPVMLEVYRRAEAGEFGLDDAIEIKNTFASLVDGSPYSLDAADDSEPTLYKRIGGRAAIRELVFLMITESSNLATNLLIEKVSGESVTAFMKELGAGDLKVLRGVEDGKAFAKGLNNVGTARGTMTVLTRLAERTAVSKSASEAMLEVLRAQKFNEGVPALLPEGTIVAHKTGSITRINHDAAIVEPPGRKPFVLVVMTRGIEADRDARRLIAEIARAAYDHVVR from the coding sequence ATGCCGAGATCATCGATCGTCGCCCGGTTCACTCTGGCTTTCGCCTGCCTGCACGCCGTCGCCTTCGCCGGAGACTTCGAGGACGAGGTCGCCGGGCTGGTCGCTCCGTTCGGTCCCGAGGCCTTCGTGGAGGTCGCGCTGCACGATTTGGAGACGGGCGCGACCGTGCTGATCCGGGCCGACGAGCCGATCCATCCGGCCAGCACCATGAAGGTGCCGGTCATGCTGGAGGTCTATCGTCGGGCCGAGGCCGGCGAGTTCGGCCTCGACGACGCGATCGAGATCAAGAACACGTTCGCCAGCCTCGTCGACGGCAGCCCCTATTCGCTCGACGCCGCCGACGATTCGGAGCCGACGCTCTACAAGCGGATCGGCGGCCGGGCCGCGATCCGCGAGCTGGTCTTCCTGATGATCACCGAGAGCAGCAACCTGGCGACGAACCTGCTCATCGAGAAGGTCTCGGGCGAATCCGTCACCGCCTTCATGAAGGAGCTGGGCGCGGGCGACCTGAAGGTCCTGCGCGGCGTCGAGGACGGCAAGGCGTTCGCGAAGGGCCTGAACAACGTCGGCACGGCGAGGGGGACGATGACCGTCCTGACCCGCCTGGCCGAGCGGACCGCCGTCTCGAAATCGGCGTCGGAGGCGATGCTCGAAGTCCTTCGCGCCCAGAAATTCAACGAGGGCGTCCCCGCCCTGCTGCCCGAGGGGACGATCGTCGCCCACAAGACGGGCTCGATCACCCGGATCAACCACGACGCGGCGATCGTCGAGCCGCCGGGCCGCAAGCCGTTCGTCCTCGTCGTCATGACGCGGGGGATCGAGGCCGACCGCGACGCCCGACGGCTGATCGCCGAGATCGCCAGGGCCGCTTACGATCACGTCGTCCGCTGA
- a CDS encoding phytanoyl-CoA dioxygenase family protein, with protein sequence MFDSQGFEVVERVLTAGECEAIEAEAFPAGRTSAGTRGMLAEPWCRALVDRLRRHDGIARRVPLGLVAVQCTSFEKSREGNWLVPWHQDLSIPVADRVEHPDLRGWSEKEGVPFVQPPDALLAELVAVRVHLDPCGPDDGPLRVAPGSHRLGRIDPHSVPTARRATAEVACLADRGDAVLMRPLLLHASSRATGTSRRRVLHFLFGPAELPLGLRWRQSV encoded by the coding sequence ATGTTTGACTCGCAGGGGTTCGAGGTCGTCGAACGGGTGCTCACGGCGGGCGAATGCGAGGCGATCGAGGCGGAGGCGTTCCCGGCTGGGCGGACGTCGGCCGGGACGCGCGGGATGCTGGCGGAGCCCTGGTGCCGGGCGCTGGTCGACCGGCTGCGACGGCATGACGGGATCGCAAGGCGGGTGCCCTTGGGGCTCGTCGCGGTGCAGTGCACGTCCTTCGAGAAGTCGCGCGAGGGGAACTGGCTGGTCCCGTGGCATCAGGATCTGAGCATCCCCGTGGCGGATCGCGTCGAGCATCCCGACCTGCGCGGGTGGTCGGAGAAGGAGGGCGTGCCGTTCGTCCAGCCGCCGGATGCGCTCCTGGCCGAGCTGGTCGCCGTGCGAGTCCACCTGGACCCCTGCGGCCCGGACGACGGCCCGCTGCGGGTCGCGCCCGGGTCGCACCGGCTGGGACGGATCGACCCTCATTCCGTCCCGACCGCCCGCCGGGCGACGGCGGAGGTCGCCTGTCTGGCCGATCGCGGCGACGCCGTCCTCATGCGCCCGCTCCTCCTGCACGCCTCGTCCCGAGCGACCGGGACCAGCCGCCGCCGCGTCCTCCACTTCCTGTTCGGCCCCGCCGAGCTTCCCCTCGGCCTGCGCTGGCGGCAATCGGTCTGA
- a CDS encoding MotA/TolQ/ExbB proton channel family protein: protein MNVTRIIDTFGYVIYGALTFLAVWGVYNAILLYRTLRKKTIKDPTALILQVQELCQAKKYDAAMSVCQSPTYWHTALAQLIAVALKNRAKGLAKTKQLLVTEFHTEVVAEMENRLGSISTIVRMGPLLGLLGTVASMIAAFGRIGSSEKVNPNALASDISLALWATGAGLLIANPMMIVGNDFHARLRRLRDRTERQLQDVLDALEPTDAPKAPADRAAKSTASR from the coding sequence ATGAACGTTACGCGGATCATCGACACGTTCGGTTACGTCATCTACGGCGCGCTGACGTTTCTGGCGGTGTGGGGGGTGTACAACGCGATCCTCCTGTATCGGACGCTCCGCAAGAAGACCATCAAGGACCCCACCGCGCTGATCCTTCAGGTCCAGGAGCTTTGCCAGGCGAAGAAGTACGACGCCGCCATGAGCGTCTGCCAGAGCCCGACCTACTGGCACACGGCGCTGGCGCAGCTCATCGCCGTGGCGCTCAAGAACCGGGCGAAGGGGCTGGCGAAGACCAAGCAGCTCCTGGTCACGGAGTTCCACACCGAGGTCGTCGCCGAGATGGAAAACCGGCTGGGGTCGATCTCGACGATCGTCCGGATGGGGCCGCTGCTGGGGCTGCTGGGGACGGTGGCGTCGATGATCGCGGCGTTCGGCCGCATCGGCAGCTCGGAGAAGGTGAACCCGAACGCGCTGGCGTCGGACATCAGCCTGGCGCTCTGGGCCACCGGGGCCGGGCTCCTGATCGCCAACCCGATGATGATCGTCGGCAACGACTTCCACGCCCGGCTCCGCCGCCTCCGCGACCGCACCGAGCGCCAACTCCAGGACGTGCTCGACGCCCTGGAGCCGACCGACGCCCCCAAGGCCCCCGCCGACCGGGCCGCGAAGTCCACGGCGTCGCGGTGA
- a CDS encoding ExbD/TolR family protein, with protein sequence MLLRRDATEERDEHIDMTPMVDVVFQLMTFMLFSSQMTGGELVDVPPARHGVGVESTSATFLTLLGPKAPGAEPELLLGHGTGPVATIDQAKQAVDQAAREGIRKVVLQADGEVPHGKVLEVAAAVSEIEGVTVHVGVQEPGGEP encoded by the coding sequence ATGCTGCTGCGACGGGATGCGACCGAGGAGCGCGACGAACACATCGACATGACGCCGATGGTCGACGTGGTGTTCCAGCTCATGACGTTCATGCTCTTCTCGTCGCAGATGACCGGCGGCGAGCTGGTCGACGTCCCCCCCGCCCGTCACGGCGTGGGCGTGGAGAGCACGTCGGCGACGTTCCTCACCCTGCTGGGCCCGAAGGCGCCCGGGGCCGAGCCGGAGCTGCTCCTCGGCCACGGCACGGGGCCCGTCGCCACGATCGACCAGGCCAAACAGGCCGTCGACCAGGCGGCCCGCGAGGGGATCCGCAAGGTCGTCCTCCAGGCCGACGGCGAGGTCCCCCACGGTAAGGTCCTGGAAGTCGCCGCCGCCGTCTCCGAGATCGAAGGGGTCACCGTCCACGTCGGCGTCCAGGAGCCGGGAGGCGAGCCGTGA
- a CDS encoding ExbD/TolR family protein, translated as MASWDVFHSDRLELVRGLSAEEVRAGVASGAIRDDDLARPSGTSTAWVRVAEVPELIAPPPPAAAPETDAAPSPDAADDLSFPVLDTPAPAAPRPAWDWDDDEEVAEDEDGEEEDEGEEDEEEGDDDEAGGIEPDGPPAPRVREAEVEAASWDLGDDDLDLDRPSPSASSGSRVALPTARSRDYDDRTEDLEDEDDEDGGLISLTRSGPPKVEELDLAAMVDVAFQLVLFFLVTATTILYKSLEIPKPSGEAPPEAVAQGRNKTLDELQDDYILIEIDPEGNVRIDREPVAARLEDLAERLRVAREKTDRRTMLLSADFATPHRSAVLAYDAANEIGLGIAIAKPPPPQGPRRPSAPPRRRRRRGRRIRTRATTIRDRSGCGPWSSPRSNARRRIHHDGCQASSRRPEARRTPGLRPSRSCGRRAFRLDWAARNDDRDGFGEDDERARVGGRRIRRVACGPDAVEGRP; from the coding sequence ATGGCATCCTGGGACGTCTTCCATTCCGATCGCCTGGAGCTGGTGCGGGGGCTCTCCGCCGAGGAGGTCCGCGCCGGCGTCGCCTCGGGCGCGATCCGCGACGACGACCTGGCGCGGCCGTCGGGGACGTCGACCGCCTGGGTCCGCGTCGCCGAGGTCCCCGAGCTGATCGCCCCCCCGCCCCCCGCCGCAGCGCCCGAAACCGACGCCGCGCCCAGCCCCGACGCCGCCGACGACCTCTCGTTCCCGGTCCTGGACACACCCGCCCCCGCCGCCCCCCGCCCCGCCTGGGACTGGGACGATGACGAGGAAGTCGCCGAGGACGAGGATGGCGAGGAAGAGGACGAGGGCGAGGAGGATGAGGAGGAAGGAGACGACGACGAGGCCGGCGGAATCGAGCCGGACGGGCCCCCGGCCCCGCGCGTTCGGGAGGCCGAGGTCGAGGCCGCCTCGTGGGACCTGGGCGACGACGACCTGGACCTCGACCGCCCGAGTCCCTCGGCCTCGTCCGGCAGCCGCGTCGCCCTGCCGACGGCCCGCTCGCGCGACTACGACGACCGGACCGAGGACCTGGAGGACGAGGACGACGAGGACGGGGGCCTGATCTCGCTGACCCGGTCGGGGCCGCCGAAGGTGGAGGAGCTGGACCTGGCGGCGATGGTCGACGTGGCCTTCCAGCTCGTCCTGTTCTTCCTCGTCACGGCGACGACGATCCTGTACAAGAGCCTGGAGATCCCCAAGCCCTCCGGCGAGGCTCCCCCCGAGGCGGTCGCCCAGGGCCGCAACAAGACGCTCGACGAGTTGCAGGACGACTACATCCTAATCGAGATCGACCCCGAGGGGAACGTCCGCATCGACCGCGAGCCGGTCGCCGCCCGCCTGGAAGACCTCGCCGAACGCCTCCGGGTCGCTCGCGAGAAGACCGACCGCAGGACCATGCTCCTCTCGGCCGACTTCGCCACCCCCCACCGCAGCGCCGTGCTCGCCTACGACGCCGCCAACGAGATCGGCCTGGGCATCGCCATCGCCAAGCCCCCGCCCCCCCAGGGCCCCCGCCGGCCCTCCGCCCCGCCCCGGCGGCGAAGAAGGCGGGGGCGTAGGATCAGGACGCGAGCGACGACGATTCGGGATCGATCGGGGTGCGGCCCATGGTCCTCGCCTCGGTCGAACGCCCGACGACGCATCCACCATGATGGATGTCAAGCGTCGAGCAGGCGTCCCGAGGCGCGGCGGACTCCGGGCCTCCGCCCGTCGAGATCCTGCGGACGCCGGGCGTTTCGGTTAGACTGGGCGGCTCGGAATGACGATCGGGATGGATTCGGAGAAGACGATGAACGTGCTCGTGTCGGGGGGCGCCGGATACGTCGGGTCGCATGCGGCCCGGATGCTGTCGAAGGCCGGCCATGA
- a CDS encoding tetratricopeptide repeat protein — protein sequence MLTPSRSRGTPPAALAALVATALAFPLAAPTPADAQDASVRAAEARAKGVALHQLKDYAGAVSAFTEALELDPKDALAYFDRATSWAEVPDLDKATADYAEALKLDPKLADAYIGLGRIYAAQGRIDEAVADYSRAVEIDPKDPLALFARAQAETSRRSYAKALADYDAAIRLAPSSALFHLSRGDVRRALGEHGKAVEDFTRAIRLDPKLADAYDARAAVAFDQGKHLDAVADYGRALKIDPDDALAHLGRATALFELREYDLAAADYGRALESAPELADAYYGRARALAQTGDFDRAAADYDKALELAPDHPSARTGRGIVRLLQKRYADAAADLDAALQHNPDDAVAATHRARLLAASPDAKLRDGARARELAEHARALTREAEPHALAALAAADAELGRFPTAVSWQAMALNLSRDPDERTKAQARLDLYKQGKPLRDPAP from the coding sequence ATGCTCACGCCCAGCCGATCCCGAGGAACCCCGCCCGCGGCCCTGGCCGCGCTCGTCGCGACGGCCCTGGCCTTCCCCCTGGCCGCCCCGACGCCGGCCGACGCCCAGGACGCCTCGGTCAGGGCCGCCGAGGCGAGGGCGAAGGGCGTCGCCCTGCACCAGCTGAAGGATTACGCCGGGGCCGTCTCGGCGTTCACCGAGGCCCTCGAACTCGACCCCAAGGACGCCCTGGCGTACTTCGACCGTGCGACCTCCTGGGCCGAGGTCCCCGACCTCGACAAGGCGACGGCCGACTACGCCGAGGCCCTCAAGCTCGACCCCAAGCTGGCCGACGCGTACATCGGCCTGGGCCGCATCTACGCGGCCCAGGGCCGGATCGACGAGGCGGTCGCCGACTACTCCCGCGCCGTCGAGATCGACCCGAAAGACCCGCTGGCCCTCTTCGCCAGGGCGCAGGCCGAGACCTCCCGGCGCAGCTACGCCAAGGCCCTGGCCGACTACGACGCGGCGATCCGACTCGCCCCGTCGAGCGCCCTGTTCCACCTCAGCCGGGGCGACGTCCGCCGGGCGCTGGGGGAGCACGGCAAGGCCGTCGAGGACTTCACCCGCGCGATCCGGCTCGACCCCAAGCTGGCCGACGCCTACGACGCCCGCGCCGCCGTCGCCTTCGACCAGGGGAAGCACCTGGACGCCGTGGCCGACTACGGCCGGGCCCTGAAGATCGACCCCGACGACGCCCTCGCGCACCTCGGCCGGGCCACCGCCCTGTTCGAGCTGCGGGAGTACGACCTGGCCGCGGCCGACTACGGCCGGGCCCTGGAGAGCGCCCCCGAACTCGCCGACGCCTACTACGGCCGCGCCCGCGCCCTGGCCCAGACGGGCGACTTCGACAGGGCCGCCGCCGACTACGACAAGGCCCTGGAACTCGCCCCCGACCACCCATCCGCCCGCACCGGCCGGGGGATCGTCCGGCTCCTCCAGAAACGGTACGCCGACGCCGCCGCCGACCTCGACGCCGCGCTCCAGCACAACCCGGACGACGCCGTCGCCGCGACCCACCGCGCCCGGCTCCTCGCCGCCTCCCCCGACGCCAAGCTCCGCGACGGCGCCCGCGCCAGGGAACTCGCGGAGCACGCCCGGGCGCTGACCAGGGAGGCCGAGCCCCACGCCCTCGCCGCCCTCGCCGCCGCCGACGCCGAACTCGGCCGGTTCCCGACCGCCGTGTCCTGGCAGGCGATGGCCCTGAACCTCTCCCGCGACCCCGACGAACGAACCAAGGCGCAAGCCCGACTCGACCTCTACAAGCAGGGCAAGCCCCTCCGCGACCCCGCCCCCTGA
- a CDS encoding exonuclease SbcCD subunit D produces the protein MKFVHAADLHIDSPLRGLEHYEGAPVERVRLATRAALTNLVRVCIEEEASFLVVAGDLFDGDWNDFNTALFAAAQMRALRNHGVRVFVIRGNHDSRDEMSYRVPWPDNFHMLDYREPETVVLEDLGVAIHGMSFPRRELTENLVPRYPKPIKGLMNIGLLHTNATGSLDHDSYAPCSVGELAAKGYDYWGLGHIHKREVLHEGPHVVYPGNTQGRHVRETGDKGCVVATVRGGEVASLDFRSTDVLRWRRETIALEPEDGVDELIDAARVRLKAVADEADGRLAAVRLEVKGRCRAHRILGDETRRLETVAQLRALPGEFTEDLWVEKIKMETDHPLDRDQLRKGRDVLGDLLRSIDGVRSDQTALGELGLQIRKLTNKVALELKDEGDLEFAGADQLARWLRQAEDELLNRLTTERRS, from the coding sequence ATGAAGTTCGTCCACGCCGCCGACCTGCACATCGACAGCCCCCTGCGCGGGCTGGAGCACTACGAGGGGGCGCCCGTCGAGCGGGTGCGGCTGGCCACGCGGGCCGCCCTGACGAACCTCGTCCGGGTCTGCATCGAGGAGGAGGCGTCGTTCCTGGTCGTCGCCGGCGACCTCTTCGACGGCGACTGGAACGACTTCAACACGGCCCTCTTCGCCGCCGCCCAGATGCGGGCCCTGCGGAACCACGGCGTCCGCGTCTTCGTCATCCGGGGCAACCACGACTCCCGCGACGAGATGAGCTACCGCGTCCCCTGGCCCGACAACTTCCACATGCTCGACTACCGCGAGCCCGAGACCGTCGTCCTGGAAGACCTCGGCGTGGCCATCCACGGCATGAGCTTCCCCCGCCGCGAGCTGACCGAGAACCTCGTCCCGCGCTATCCGAAACCCATCAAGGGATTGATGAACATCGGCCTGTTGCACACCAACGCCACCGGCTCGCTCGACCACGACTCCTACGCCCCCTGCTCGGTCGGCGAGCTGGCCGCCAAGGGCTACGACTACTGGGGCCTGGGCCACATCCACAAGCGCGAGGTCCTCCACGAAGGCCCCCACGTCGTCTATCCGGGCAACACCCAGGGCCGCCACGTCCGCGAGACGGGCGACAAGGGCTGCGTCGTCGCGACCGTCCGGGGGGGCGAGGTCGCGTCGCTGGACTTCCGGTCGACCGACGTCCTCCGCTGGCGCCGCGAGACGATCGCGCTCGAGCCCGAGGACGGCGTCGACGAGCTGATCGACGCCGCCCGGGTCCGGCTCAAGGCCGTCGCCGACGAGGCCGACGGCCGCCTGGCCGCCGTCCGGCTGGAGGTCAAGGGCCGCTGCCGCGCCCACCGAATCCTCGGCGACGAGACCCGGCGGCTGGAGACCGTCGCCCAGCTTCGCGCCCTGCCGGGCGAATTCACCGAGGACCTCTGGGTCGAGAAGATCAAGATGGAGACCGACCACCCCCTCGACCGCGACCAGCTCCGCAAGGGCCGCGACGTCCTGGGCGACCTGCTCCGTTCCATCGACGGCGTCCGATCCGACCAAACCGCGCTCGGCGAACTCGGCCTCCAGATCCGCAAGCTCACCAACAAGGTGGCCCTGGAGCTGAAGGACGAGGGGGACCTGGAATTCGCCGGCGCCGACCAGCTCGCCCGGTGGCTCCGCCAGGCCGAGGACGAGCTGCTCAACCGCCTGACGACGGAGCGCCGCTCATGA